Proteins encoded within one genomic window of Rhododendron vialii isolate Sample 1 chromosome 1a, ASM3025357v1:
- the LOC131335578 gene encoding uncharacterized protein LOC131335578, with translation MAAKSNEHAVSAQVQESSGKHPGGSKSKAVTKQGGQQSIVQQTSTAEYEDKVTGSSERHTATVSSKQRIVETSTGGVVITDQQRESSTVKNCDKSGCTMYQHSEQKTTQVNFDNSGNTSCRKNK, from the coding sequence ATGGCAGCAAAATCAAATGAGCATGCGGTCAGTGCCCAGGTGCAGGAAAGTTCCGGTAAACATCCGGGGGGGTCCAAGTCCAAGGCAGTAACAAAGCAAGGAGGGCAGCAGTCTATTGTGCAGCAGACTTCAACGGCAGAGTACGAGGACAAAGTGACTGGTAGCTCTGAACGCCATACTGCAACGGTGTCCAGCAAACAGCGGATTGTGGAGACATCTACCGGCGGAGTTGTGATTACAGACCAGCAGCGGGAGAGCTCCACTGTAAAGAATTGTGACAAAAGTGGCTGTACTATGTACCAGCACTCTGAGCAGAAGACTACGCAGGTGAATTTTGATAACAGTGGCAACACTAGCTGCAGGAAGAACAAGTAG